A single genomic interval of Halorubrum aethiopicum harbors:
- a CDS encoding cupin domain-containing protein — translation MTTNERFVDPEDVETIQLDWGRIKWMNTPSVTGSSGFSAGVVVLEPGKGHETHTHPDSEEILYFLSGEGKQTIADEERTVGAGEMVYIPSGVEHSTINTSWEPLRFLAAYCPPGPEAVIRDDDEATVFPPGAFPDV, via the coding sequence ATGACAACCAACGAGCGGTTCGTCGATCCCGAGGACGTCGAGACGATCCAACTGGATTGGGGGCGGATAAAGTGGATGAACACCCCGTCGGTCACCGGGTCGTCGGGATTCAGCGCGGGGGTCGTGGTCCTCGAGCCCGGTAAGGGCCACGAGACGCACACACACCCCGACAGCGAGGAGATCCTGTACTTCCTGAGCGGGGAGGGGAAACAGACCATCGCGGACGAGGAGCGGACGGTCGGGGCGGGCGAGATGGTGTACATCCCGAGCGGCGTCGAACACAGCACGATAAACACGTCGTGGGAGCCGCTTCGGTTCCTCGCGGCGTACTGCCCGCCCGGACCGGAGGCCGTGATCCGCGACGACGACGAGGCCACGGTGTTCCCGCCGGGAGCGTTCCCGGACGTCTGA
- a CDS encoding phosphoenolpyruvate hydrolase family protein encodes MKYSRAESLERLESTIDAGDPVIGAGAGTGISAKFAERGGVDLLIIYNSGRYRMNGRGSLAGLLPYGDANEIVVEMGHEVIPVVEDTPVLAGVNGTDPFREMEVFLEDLRRRGFSGVQNFPTVGLIDDDSTFRRNLEETNMGYDKEVEMIREASDQGMLTCPYVFTEEQAVAMTEAGADVIVSHMGLTTSGDIGAETALDLDDAAERVQAHHDAAKSVRDDVHVICHGGPIAWPDDAEYVLNETEGIVGFFGASSIERLATEEAIENQTRKFKSIEF; translated from the coding sequence ATGAAATACAGCCGTGCGGAATCCCTCGAGCGGTTAGAATCGACTATCGACGCCGGCGATCCGGTGATCGGTGCCGGTGCCGGCACCGGCATCTCCGCGAAGTTCGCCGAGCGGGGCGGCGTCGATCTGCTCATCATCTACAACTCCGGGCGATACCGAATGAACGGTCGCGGCTCCCTCGCGGGGCTCCTCCCGTACGGCGACGCGAACGAGATCGTCGTCGAGATGGGCCACGAGGTCATCCCGGTCGTCGAGGACACGCCGGTGCTCGCCGGCGTCAACGGGACCGACCCGTTCCGGGAGATGGAGGTGTTCCTCGAGGACCTGCGTCGCCGCGGGTTCTCCGGGGTCCAGAACTTCCCCACGGTCGGGCTCATCGACGACGACAGCACGTTCCGACGGAACCTCGAGGAGACGAACATGGGGTACGACAAGGAGGTCGAGATGATCCGCGAGGCCAGCGACCAGGGGATGTTGACCTGCCCGTACGTGTTCACCGAGGAGCAGGCGGTGGCGATGACCGAGGCGGGAGCCGACGTGATCGTCTCGCACATGGGGCTCACGACCTCCGGCGACATCGGCGCGGAGACGGCGCTCGACCTCGACGACGCCGCCGAGCGCGTTCAGGCGCATCACGACGCCGCCAAGTCGGTCCGCGACGACGTCCACGTCATCTGTCACGGCGGCCCGATCGCCTGGCCGGACGACGCCGAGTACGTGTTGAACGAGACGGAGGGGATCGTCGGCTTCTTCGGCGCGTCGAGCATCGAACGGCTCGCGACAGAGGAGGCGATCGAGAACCAGACGCGCAAGTTCAAGTCGATCGAGTTCTGA
- a CDS encoding outer membrane protein assembly factor BamB family protein, which yields MANHTRRQFLAGVTASGLALAAGCGSRAASGSHPVSDPVSSWPTFRGGRHNTGYAGDASGPGEGFSTAWTYDAEGAFWGSPAVADGKVFIGSADNALYALDAGSGDEAWRFSADHRIEATPAYGDGTVYVGSYDGSLYAVDAESGEERWSRSFGALIRGSATPWNGSVIVGVGCLNLACAWYAGETDVPENGWIYSFDAETGETDWRVEIGDEVVSTPAVAGGTAYVGASDGNLYALDPDSGEVLWTYETRDMIWSSPAVAFGTVFFADWNGNVHAVDAESGEERWLADTAGRYISGSVAVGEEGVYVGHTPYNTLDDPTTNYAKVFRFDRETGEEAWAVETSALEIGSSPALTADRLYVGSHRQTEGGSSEVGLHALTTDGEEEWFMEIGGRGVGSSPALVDGTLYFGGTDGTVYALE from the coding sequence ATGGCGAACCACACTCGGCGGCAGTTCCTCGCTGGAGTCACGGCGTCCGGGCTCGCGCTCGCCGCGGGCTGCGGGTCCCGGGCGGCGTCCGGGAGCCATCCCGTCTCGGACCCGGTCTCCTCATGGCCGACGTTCCGCGGCGGGCGACACAACACCGGCTACGCAGGCGACGCCTCCGGCCCCGGGGAGGGGTTCTCGACCGCGTGGACCTACGACGCCGAGGGAGCGTTCTGGGGGAGCCCGGCCGTCGCCGACGGGAAGGTGTTCATCGGCAGCGCGGACAACGCGCTGTACGCGCTCGACGCGGGGAGCGGCGACGAGGCGTGGCGGTTCTCGGCGGACCACCGCATCGAGGCGACGCCGGCCTACGGCGACGGCACCGTGTACGTCGGGTCGTACGACGGGAGCCTCTACGCCGTCGACGCCGAGTCGGGCGAGGAGCGGTGGTCGCGGTCGTTCGGCGCGCTGATCCGGGGGAGCGCGACCCCGTGGAACGGGTCGGTGATCGTCGGCGTCGGCTGTCTCAACCTCGCGTGCGCGTGGTACGCCGGAGAGACCGACGTGCCGGAGAACGGCTGGATCTACTCGTTCGACGCCGAGACCGGAGAGACCGACTGGCGGGTCGAGATCGGGGACGAGGTCGTGAGCACTCCGGCGGTCGCCGGCGGAACCGCGTACGTCGGAGCCTCCGACGGGAACCTCTACGCGCTGGACCCCGACTCCGGCGAGGTCCTGTGGACCTACGAGACGCGGGACATGATCTGGTCGAGCCCGGCGGTCGCGTTCGGCACGGTGTTCTTCGCCGACTGGAACGGGAACGTCCACGCCGTTGACGCCGAGTCGGGCGAGGAGCGGTGGCTCGCCGACACCGCCGGCCGATACATCTCCGGATCGGTCGCCGTCGGCGAGGAGGGGGTGTACGTCGGCCACACGCCGTACAACACCCTCGACGATCCGACGACCAACTACGCGAAGGTGTTCCGGTTCGACCGCGAGACCGGCGAGGAGGCGTGGGCCGTCGAGACCTCGGCGCTGGAGATCGGGAGCAGCCCCGCCCTGACCGCGGACCGGCTGTACGTCGGCAGCCACCGCCAGACCGAGGGCGGAAGCAGCGAGGTCGGATTACACGCGCTCACGACCGACGGCGAGGAGGAGTGGTTCATGGAGATCGGGGGCCGCGGCGTCGGCTCCAGTCCGGCGCTCGTCGACGGCACCCTCTACTTCGGCGGCACGGACGGGACGGTGTACGCGCTCGAGTAG
- a CDS encoding ABC transporter ATP-binding protein produces the protein MSLLELEDVHSYYGPSHILRGLSFSIDEGEVVTLLGRNGAGKTTTVRSIAGTEPPEIRSGTVRFEGTDITDWPADDIAMGGIGVVPEGRRLFTELTVEENLELSTITRSWWNTVRRRTATDGESTMGIDELYDLFPRLEERRSQAAGTLSGGEQQMLSIARTLRLPDLDLLLLDEPTEGLAPQIVTAVGDSVEEIADRGLTVLLIEQNVREALRIADRGYVLDQGDIVFEGTAAQLREEDLDEYLVV, from the coding sequence CCCAGCCACATCCTCCGCGGCCTCTCCTTTTCGATCGACGAGGGGGAGGTCGTCACCCTGCTCGGCCGGAACGGGGCCGGGAAGACGACGACCGTCCGCAGCATCGCCGGCACCGAACCGCCCGAGATCCGGTCGGGGACGGTCCGGTTCGAGGGGACGGACATCACCGACTGGCCCGCCGACGACATCGCCATGGGCGGGATCGGCGTCGTGCCCGAGGGCCGGCGGCTGTTCACGGAGCTGACCGTCGAGGAGAACCTCGAACTGTCGACGATCACCCGCAGCTGGTGGAACACGGTCCGCCGCCGCACCGCCACCGACGGCGAGAGCACGATGGGGATCGACGAGCTCTACGACCTGTTCCCCCGACTGGAGGAGCGACGGTCGCAGGCGGCTGGCACCCTCTCGGGCGGCGAACAGCAGATGCTCTCGATCGCGCGGACGCTTCGGCTTCCCGACCTCGACCTGCTGCTCTTGGACGAGCCCACGGAGGGGCTCGCTCCGCAGATCGTCACCGCCGTCGGCGACTCCGTCGAGGAGATCGCCGACCGCGGGCTGACGGTGCTGCTCATCGAGCAGAACGTCCGGGAGGCGCTGCGGATCGCGGACCGGGGCTACGTCCTCGACCAGGGGGACATCGTGTTCGAGGGGACGGCGGCGCAGCTGCGCGAGGAGGACCTAGACGAGTACCTCGTCGTCTAG